The Streptomyces sp. HUAS CB01 genome has a segment encoding these proteins:
- the sdhC gene encoding succinate dehydrogenase, cytochrome b556 subunit: protein MPAGTLYRGREGMWSWVAHRVTGVLIFFFLFVHVLDTALVRVSPEAYDEVVATYKTPIVALLEYGLVAAILFHALNGLRVIAVDFWSKGPRYQKQMLWTVMGIWVVLMAGAIYPVLGHAARELFGS from the coding sequence GTGCCGGCTGGAACGCTGTACCGCGGCCGGGAAGGTATGTGGTCCTGGGTGGCTCATCGAGTCACCGGCGTCCTCATCTTCTTCTTCCTGTTCGTACACGTGCTGGACACCGCTCTCGTCCGCGTCTCCCCCGAGGCGTACGACGAGGTCGTCGCGACGTACAAGACGCCGATCGTCGCGCTGCTGGAGTACGGCCTGGTGGCCGCCATCCTCTTCCACGCGCTGAACGGCCTTCGCGTCATCGCCGTGGACTTCTGGTCCAAGGGCCCTCGCTACCAGAAGCAGATGCTCTGGACCGTGATGGGCATCTGGGTCGTCCTGATGGCCGGTGCCATCTACCCGGTGCTCGGCCACGCCGCACGTGAACTGTTCGGGAGCTGA
- a CDS encoding 2-oxo-4-hydroxy-4-carboxy-5-ureidoimidazoline decarboxylase, with translation MRIPAPAGPASPASAPGPRQAAGGRLPGLERFNTAPAAAATTSLLSCCGSRRWARRVAAHRPYPDLGALLAAADEASYDLASADLDEALTAESSSGLHPTAPPAAHTALRAAHAAYEASFGHAFVICLDGCPADEQPDQVLAGIRSRLANDPDEERVVAADELRRLARARLAHVVANHPGHPDYGRPGGRPDSPSVPV, from the coding sequence GTGCGGATCCCGGCCCCCGCCGGGCCCGCCTCCCCGGCGTCCGCCCCCGGGCCGCGCCAGGCCGCCGGGGGCCGCCTGCCCGGCCTGGAGCGCTTCAACACCGCCCCGGCGGCCGCCGCCACCACGTCCCTCCTCAGCTGCTGCGGGAGCCGCCGCTGGGCCCGCCGGGTCGCCGCCCACCGCCCCTACCCCGACCTCGGCGCCCTCCTCGCCGCCGCCGACGAGGCCAGCTACGACCTGGCCTCCGCCGACCTGGACGAGGCGCTGACCGCGGAGTCCTCTTCCGGGCTGCACCCCACCGCCCCGCCGGCGGCACACACCGCCCTGCGCGCCGCCCACGCCGCGTACGAGGCGAGTTTCGGCCACGCCTTCGTCATCTGCCTGGACGGCTGCCCGGCCGACGAGCAGCCCGACCAGGTACTCGCCGGGATCCGCTCGCGACTCGCCAACGATCCGGACGAGGAGCGCGTGGTCGCGGCGGACGAGCTCCGCCGGCTCGCCCGGGCCCGACTGGCACATGTAGTGGCCAATCATCCCGGACACCCCGATTACGGCCGCCCCGGAGGCCGCCCCGATAGCCCGTCCGTGCCTGTTTGA
- a CDS encoding beta-N-acetylhexosaminidase, whose product MRRSAPAVAAAVALSAAVSCSAGGSAGAERAQGTPRAEAAPTPTPTPSPTKTYPLSTAPRTIPSVRAHEAARGPGWRPVAGSAVVVAKGSEALADEGRLLAGELKTGFRDSGPARAGDIELALGPAGGGAPESYTLTTRDGRVRITGPDEAGVFYGTRTLKQAVRSGGAMPEGVVRDRPDRPQRGLNVDIARKHFTPGWIEARLREMADLKLNVLGLHFSDDQGFRIASDSHPEVVSREHLGKAEVRRILALARSLHITVVPEIDSPGHLGAVMKAHPRLQLRNVNGVPRQGAIDISDPESARIVDDLLREYAQLFPGRWFHVGADEYQALTVRDPQASYPQLARAAERKYGPNATVQDLATGWLNDRAAVVRAAQKQPKAWNDGFFRGGVVSPDKDIEVEYWTGKENGARPPAEYLAEGRKVVNLNDEYLYYVLGEPNEFTYPTGRRIYEQWTPLVLRGTTPVPERYSGQILGGRLAIWGDLARAQTQDQVAAGIRMPLRAVSQKLWTPGRPALSWAEFNALADRLG is encoded by the coding sequence GTGCGGCGCTCGGCCCCGGCCGTCGCGGCCGCCGTGGCCCTGTCGGCGGCCGTCTCCTGTTCCGCCGGCGGCTCCGCCGGTGCCGAGCGGGCCCAGGGGACTCCGAGGGCGGAGGCCGCTCCGACGCCGACGCCGACCCCCTCCCCGACGAAGACGTATCCGCTCTCGACCGCGCCCAGGACCATTCCCTCCGTGCGCGCCCACGAGGCCGCCCGCGGCCCCGGCTGGCGCCCGGTGGCGGGCAGTGCCGTCGTCGTCGCCAAGGGGAGCGAGGCGCTCGCCGACGAGGGACGGCTGCTGGCGGGGGAGCTGAAGACGGGCTTCCGCGACAGCGGGCCCGCCAGGGCGGGCGACATCGAGCTGGCGCTCGGCCCCGCCGGAGGGGGCGCGCCCGAGTCGTACACCCTCACCACGCGCGACGGCCGTGTCCGGATCACCGGTCCGGACGAGGCCGGCGTCTTCTACGGCACCCGCACCCTGAAGCAGGCCGTCCGTTCCGGCGGCGCGATGCCCGAGGGCGTCGTCCGCGACCGGCCCGACCGTCCCCAGCGCGGCCTGAACGTCGACATCGCGCGCAAGCACTTCACCCCCGGCTGGATCGAGGCGCGGCTGCGCGAGATGGCCGACCTGAAGCTCAACGTGCTCGGACTGCACTTCTCCGACGACCAGGGCTTCCGGATCGCCTCCGACAGCCATCCCGAGGTCGTCTCCCGGGAGCACCTCGGCAAGGCGGAGGTCCGCCGGATCCTCGCCCTCGCGCGGAGCCTCCACATCACCGTCGTGCCCGAGATCGACTCGCCCGGACACCTGGGCGCGGTCATGAAGGCGCACCCCCGGCTGCAGCTGCGCAATGTCAACGGGGTGCCCCGGCAGGGTGCCATCGACATCTCCGATCCGGAGTCCGCGCGGATCGTCGACGACCTGCTGCGCGAGTACGCCCAGCTCTTCCCCGGCCGCTGGTTCCACGTCGGCGCCGACGAGTACCAGGCCCTGACCGTGCGCGACCCGCAGGCGTCGTACCCGCAGCTCGCCCGGGCCGCCGAGCGGAAGTACGGACCGAACGCCACGGTGCAGGACCTGGCGACCGGCTGGCTGAACGACCGGGCCGCGGTGGTGCGCGCCGCGCAGAAGCAGCCCAAGGCCTGGAACGACGGCTTCTTCCGCGGCGGTGTCGTCTCGCCCGACAAGGACATCGAGGTCGAGTACTGGACGGGCAAGGAGAACGGCGCCCGGCCGCCGGCCGAGTACCTGGCGGAGGGCCGCAAGGTCGTCAACCTCAACGACGAGTACCTCTACTACGTGCTCGGCGAGCCCAACGAGTTCACGTACCCGACCGGCCGGCGCATCTACGAGCAGTGGACGCCGCTCGTGCTGCGCGGCACGACCCCCGTCCCCGAACGCTACTCGGGCCAGATCCTCGGCGGCCGCCTCGCCATCTGGGGCGACCTCGCCCGGGCGCAGACCCAGGACCAGGTGGCGGCGGGCATCCGCATGCCGCTGCGCGCGGTGTCCCAGAAGCTGTGGACCCCGGGGCGGCCCGCGCTCTCGTGGGCGGAGTTCAACGCGCTGGCGGACCGGCTCGGCTGA
- a CDS encoding DUF4328 domain-containing protein, with product MTHAPMPVPVPPVQAAPGRVLRSPVGLSYAVTALLGVVIVVDLLIVAASFTMRSFLSGVVTGAGDFDEDEARRADWAMAGSSVLYVVALLAAGTLFVIWFHRVRQNAEVFAPGTQRRTPGWAIGAWFIPIAHLWIPRGIAADVLRASGTDPHGGGSAGRGLLNAWWGAWVWAVLFDRYASRTYDKAQDADAIHHAAGLVMTGAVFDMVAAVLAVLFVRRLTAMQHAKAVAGPAVPQV from the coding sequence ATGACGCATGCACCCATGCCCGTGCCCGTACCGCCCGTGCAGGCGGCGCCCGGCCGCGTGCTCCGCTCGCCCGTCGGGCTCTCGTACGCCGTCACCGCGCTGCTCGGTGTCGTCATCGTCGTCGATCTCCTGATCGTCGCGGCCTCGTTCACCATGCGCTCGTTCCTGAGCGGTGTCGTCACGGGCGCGGGCGACTTCGACGAGGACGAGGCGAGGCGCGCCGACTGGGCGATGGCCGGATCGAGTGTGCTGTACGTCGTCGCCCTGCTGGCCGCGGGCACGCTCTTCGTCATCTGGTTCCACCGGGTCCGGCAGAACGCGGAGGTCTTCGCGCCCGGCACCCAGCGCAGGACCCCGGGCTGGGCGATCGGCGCCTGGTTCATCCCGATCGCCCACCTGTGGATCCCGCGGGGCATCGCCGCCGATGTGCTGCGGGCGAGCGGCACCGACCCCCACGGCGGCGGGTCGGCCGGACGGGGCCTCCTCAATGCCTGGTGGGGCGCCTGGGTCTGGGCGGTGCTCTTCGACCGGTACGCGAGCAGGACGTACGACAAGGCCCAGGACGCCGACGCGATCCATCACGCGGCGGGTCTGGTGATGACCGGTGCCGTGTTCGACATGGTCGCCGCCGTCCTCGCCGTCCTCTTCGTCCGCAGGCTGACCGCGATGCAGCACGCCAAGGCCGTCGCGGGCCCGGCCGTGCCACAGGTTTGA
- a CDS encoding FG-GAP-like repeat-containing protein, with protein sequence MRCRPVAFAAACTAAVCLTGLTAAAPPSAPVSPSASPLRSPASTADGPDSAAAPGAGEVHSVSVPGTDPTQRALPARATARFSLIGVTWDDPDAQLGGTVEVRTRDSRTGVWSSWHELDMDVRKPETGPGQASAGLRAGSRPLWTGPSDGVQLRAEGQALPRGLRVELVDPQGGAPAPPSAARTEAPAGAPPMTMRAGWGADESKVGGPPTYNSTTKAVFVHHTAGSNTYRCADSPAIVRAIFTYHVEGQGWNDIGYHFLVDKCGRIFEGRAGGIDRPVQGAHTYGFNVDTSSVSVIGDYSTATTTPAVRDAVTKVASWKLGLYGLAVGGSTTITASVDNGRFRRGERVTLPRLPGHRDAYPTECPGGHLYADLPAIRLSAARADGAGAGDPETAGAPWPQDPGSETAAVVPDGAEEQDSVGGDFDGDGDRDLAVAYRTPDGAAPLVVLSGPEHGRRTASPTVLMGAGGSALASGDMNGDGYDDLAVSTTRGIVTYHGSPVGLSTAGAPALAVGADAEALTAQDLDGDGYADLLAGPEVVASGGPLGLTAPEDEPATSAG encoded by the coding sequence ATGAGATGCCGCCCTGTGGCCTTCGCGGCCGCGTGCACCGCCGCCGTCTGTCTCACCGGCCTCACGGCCGCCGCGCCGCCCTCGGCGCCCGTCTCCCCGTCGGCCTCCCCCCTCCGTTCCCCCGCTTCCACGGCGGACGGTCCGGACTCGGCGGCCGCGCCCGGCGCCGGCGAGGTCCACAGCGTGTCCGTGCCCGGCACCGACCCGACGCAGCGTGCGCTCCCGGCGCGCGCCACCGCCCGGTTCAGCCTGATCGGCGTCACCTGGGACGACCCGGACGCACAGCTCGGCGGCACTGTCGAGGTCCGCACCCGGGACAGCCGTACGGGTGTGTGGTCGTCCTGGCACGAACTCGACATGGACGTACGGAAACCCGAGACGGGCCCCGGCCAGGCCTCCGCGGGACTGCGGGCGGGCAGCCGGCCGCTGTGGACCGGACCGTCGGACGGCGTTCAGCTGAGGGCCGAGGGACAGGCGCTGCCGCGTGGGCTGCGGGTCGAACTCGTGGACCCCCAGGGCGGCGCCCCGGCGCCCCCGTCCGCCGCCCGCACCGAGGCTCCGGCAGGCGCGCCGCCGATGACCATGCGCGCGGGCTGGGGCGCGGACGAGTCCAAGGTCGGCGGGCCGCCCACGTACAACTCCACCACCAAGGCGGTCTTCGTCCACCACACCGCCGGTTCGAACACGTACCGGTGCGCCGACTCGCCCGCGATCGTCCGGGCCATCTTCACGTACCACGTGGAGGGCCAGGGCTGGAACGACATCGGCTACCACTTCCTCGTCGACAAGTGCGGAAGGATCTTCGAGGGCCGGGCCGGCGGCATCGACCGCCCGGTGCAGGGCGCGCACACGTACGGCTTCAACGTCGACACGAGCAGCGTCTCGGTGATCGGCGACTACAGCACCGCCACGACCACGCCCGCGGTGCGCGACGCCGTCACGAAGGTCGCCTCCTGGAAACTCGGCCTGTACGGGCTCGCCGTCGGCGGAAGCACGACCATCACGGCGTCCGTGGACAACGGCAGGTTCCGGCGCGGGGAGCGCGTCACCCTCCCGCGGCTGCCGGGACACCGCGACGCGTACCCGACCGAGTGCCCCGGCGGCCATCTCTACGCCGACCTGCCCGCGATCCGGCTGTCCGCGGCCCGGGCCGACGGGGCGGGGGCCGGCGATCCGGAGACCGCCGGGGCGCCCTGGCCCCAGGACCCCGGGTCCGAGACCGCGGCCGTCGTCCCGGACGGCGCCGAGGAGCAGGACTCCGTCGGCGGCGACTTCGACGGGGACGGCGACCGGGACCTGGCGGTCGCCTACCGCACGCCGGACGGTGCCGCCCCGCTCGTCGTGCTGAGCGGTCCCGAGCACGGACGCCGTACGGCCTCGCCGACCGTCCTGATGGGCGCCGGCGGGTCCGCCCTCGCCTCGGGCGACATGAACGGCGACGGGTACGACGATCTGGCCGTGTCCACCACGCGGGGGATCGTCACATACCACGGTTCGCCCGTCGGTCTGAGCACGGCCGGCGCGCCCGCACTCGCGGTGGGCGCGGACGCCGAGGCGCTGACCGCGCAGGACCTGGACGGCGACGGCTACGCGGATCTCCTCGCCGGCCCGGAGGTGGTCGCGAGCGGCGGACCGCTGGGACTCACCGCGCCCGAGGACGAGCCGGCCACGTCGGCGGGATAG
- a CDS encoding FG-GAP-like repeat-containing protein produces MKRRAWLTLGAVVLGGAGVVTVATASPSDRPQPPRLHERAAELRSLALAKGDATDRNLPATTTEPFSLVGIGWDDDSAKVAGIVAQVRTRSAETGRWSGWQSVDLAESDTPDEVESDGGRGASEPLWVGPSNAVQVRVDGRAALPKGLKLHMVDPGVSKAEAKNPAAPAAGLSTPAADTDMGNAAFAVEETPVATATDTATPTDTAAPGGTASPADSATPSDTAAPTESGTPTETATPTPTKPAALPSTVRQPSIISRAQWGADESLVEDPAEYIEKIQAVFIHHTVGANNYSCAESAALVRGIMEYHINAEDWNDLGYNFLVDKCGQIFEGRGGGTDLPVKGAHTYGFNSYSTGIAVLGDFEGDPATGKPAGQPTKAALRSAARVAAWKLGQYGGDPQGSVTLTAQGNTGKYTTGQQATMKVISGHRDAFATACPGKNLYAKLPAIRDFAAGPGRNSAIPTADHNRDGITDLVAGLPKYASSAGRVTVLPGTTDGPSTTVRTSIDQNSGDVPGANESGDQFGTTSSWGDYNGDGYADLVVGAPGEDDESGHTDTGSVTVLNGPGLTSGVSYMTSPAYRVTGDKLGTAVAVGDFNADGTADVLSVAPGKPGRWWVFESKNPTYATKAGWLSDTANTSVVSFASAGSGDFNGDGYADAAITYRDSSGVGRILALKGTANGLERVGVLYPRGGRSLAVGDINGDGYDDLAIGQPNSTESGHLATGGAVAQVLGSPTGLTKDGRATFSQNSTGIPDSDESGDTMGASVSVGDVNLDGYADVLVGLPGEDLTRDGANQANAGQALLIRGSATGMTATGSVAYHLDTAGVPGTTAPNERLGTAVSLTDLSGYGRADLALGADGTDAGNGTILQLDNSSTSGVVPSSGVFYGVNTLAAPSGLGIGRLITP; encoded by the coding sequence ATGAAGCGCCGGGCGTGGCTGACGCTCGGCGCCGTGGTGCTGGGTGGTGCCGGTGTGGTGACCGTGGCCACGGCGAGTCCGTCGGACAGGCCGCAGCCGCCGCGGCTGCACGAGCGGGCCGCCGAGCTGCGTTCACTCGCGCTGGCCAAGGGCGACGCCACCGACCGGAACCTTCCGGCGACGACGACGGAGCCGTTCTCCCTGGTCGGCATCGGCTGGGACGACGACTCCGCGAAGGTCGCGGGCATCGTCGCGCAGGTGCGGACACGCAGCGCCGAGACCGGGCGGTGGTCCGGCTGGCAGTCCGTCGACCTCGCGGAGTCGGACACTCCGGACGAGGTCGAGAGCGACGGCGGACGCGGAGCGTCCGAGCCGCTGTGGGTCGGCCCTTCCAACGCCGTGCAGGTGCGCGTGGACGGCCGGGCGGCGCTCCCCAAGGGCCTGAAGCTGCACATGGTGGACCCCGGCGTGAGCAAGGCGGAGGCGAAGAACCCCGCTGCTCCGGCCGCGGGGCTGAGCACGCCCGCGGCGGACACGGACATGGGCAACGCGGCGTTCGCCGTGGAGGAGACTCCCGTCGCGACCGCGACGGACACCGCGACGCCGACGGACACCGCCGCCCCCGGCGGTACGGCGTCCCCGGCGGACAGCGCCACGCCGAGCGACACGGCGGCGCCGACCGAGAGCGGCACGCCGACCGAGACCGCGACGCCGACGCCCACCAAGCCGGCTGCGCTGCCGTCGACGGTCAGGCAGCCGTCGATCATCAGCCGCGCCCAGTGGGGGGCCGACGAGTCGCTGGTCGAGGACCCCGCCGAGTACATCGAGAAGATCCAGGCGGTCTTCATCCACCACACCGTCGGCGCCAACAACTACAGTTGCGCCGAGTCCGCGGCCCTGGTGCGCGGCATCATGGAGTACCACATCAACGCCGAGGACTGGAACGACCTCGGCTACAACTTCCTGGTCGACAAGTGCGGCCAGATCTTCGAGGGCCGCGGCGGCGGTACCGACCTTCCGGTCAAGGGCGCGCACACCTACGGCTTCAACAGCTACTCCACCGGCATCGCCGTCCTCGGCGACTTCGAGGGCGACCCGGCGACCGGCAAGCCCGCCGGACAGCCGACGAAGGCCGCGCTGCGGTCGGCGGCCCGGGTCGCGGCCTGGAAGCTGGGGCAGTACGGCGGTGACCCGCAGGGCAGCGTCACGCTGACCGCGCAGGGCAACACGGGCAAGTACACGACCGGCCAGCAGGCCACCATGAAGGTGATCTCCGGGCACCGCGACGCCTTCGCGACCGCCTGCCCCGGCAAGAACCTGTACGCCAAGCTCCCCGCCATCCGGGACTTCGCCGCCGGCCCCGGCCGCAACTCCGCGATCCCGACGGCCGACCACAACCGGGACGGCATCACCGACCTCGTCGCGGGTCTGCCCAAGTACGCGAGCAGCGCGGGCCGCGTCACCGTTCTGCCCGGCACCACCGACGGGCCGAGCACCACGGTGCGCACGTCCATCGACCAGAACAGCGGAGACGTGCCCGGCGCCAACGAGAGCGGCGACCAGTTCGGCACCACGTCCTCCTGGGGCGACTACAACGGTGACGGCTACGCCGACCTGGTCGTGGGCGCCCCCGGCGAGGACGACGAGTCGGGGCACACCGACACCGGCTCGGTGACCGTGCTCAACGGCCCCGGTCTCACCTCCGGCGTCAGCTACATGACCTCGCCCGCCTACCGCGTGACCGGTGACAAGCTCGGCACCGCCGTTGCCGTCGGCGACTTCAACGCCGACGGCACCGCGGACGTCCTGTCGGTGGCCCCGGGCAAGCCGGGCCGCTGGTGGGTGTTCGAGTCCAAGAACCCCACCTACGCCACCAAGGCCGGCTGGCTGAGCGACACCGCGAACACCTCGGTGGTCTCCTTCGCCTCCGCCGGAAGCGGCGACTTCAACGGCGACGGCTACGCCGACGCCGCCATCACCTACCGCGACTCGTCGGGTGTGGGCAGGATCCTCGCGCTCAAGGGCACGGCCAACGGCCTGGAGCGGGTCGGCGTCCTCTACCCGCGCGGCGGCCGCTCGCTCGCCGTGGGCGACATCAACGGCGACGGCTACGACGACCTGGCGATCGGCCAGCCGAACTCCACGGAGTCCGGCCACCTCGCGACGGGCGGCGCGGTCGCCCAGGTGCTCGGCTCGCCCACGGGCCTGACCAAGGACGGCCGTGCCACCTTCAGCCAGAACAGCACCGGGATCCCCGACAGCGACGAGTCCGGCGACACCATGGGCGCCTCGGTCTCCGTCGGAGACGTCAACCTCGACGGTTACGCCGACGTCCTCGTCGGCCTGCCCGGCGAGGACCTCACGCGCGACGGCGCCAACCAGGCCAACGCGGGCCAGGCCCTCCTGATCCGCGGCTCCGCCACCGGCATGACCGCCACCGGTTCGGTCGCGTACCACCTGGACACCGCCGGTGTCCCCGGTACGACCGCGCCGAACGAGCGCCTCGGCACCGCCGTGAGCCTGACCGACCTGTCCGGCTACGGCCGTGCCGATCTCGCCCTCGGCGCGGACGGGACGGACGCCGGCAACGGCACGATCCTCCAGCTCGACAACAGCAGCACGTCAGGTGTCGTGCCCTCCTCCGGCGTCTTCTACGGCGTCAACACCCTGGCCGCGCCCTCGGGCCTGGGCATCGGGCGTCTCATCACCCCGTAA